The Penaeus chinensis breed Huanghai No. 1 chromosome 12, ASM1920278v2, whole genome shotgun sequence DNA segment TGACTGGTGACTTGACTCGCCTTGACTCGCCTTGACTCGATTTGACTGGTGACTTGACTCGCCTTGACTCGATTTGACTGGTGACTTGATTCGCCTTGACTCGATTTGACTGGTGACTTGACTCGCCTTGACTCGATTTGACTGGTGACTTGACTCGCCTTGACTCGATTTGACTGGTGACTTGACTCGCCTTGACTCGATTTGACTGGTGACTTGACTCGCCTTGACTCGATTTGACTGGTGACTTGACTCGCCTTGACTCGATTTGACTGGTGACTGGACTCGCCTTGACTCGATTTGACTGGTGACTTGACTCGCCTTGACTCGATTTGACTGGTGACTTGACTCGCCTTGACTCGATTTGACTGGTGACTTGACTCGCCTTGACTCGATTTGACTGGTGACTTGACTTGCCTTGACTCGATTTGACTGGTGACTTGACTCGCCTTGACTCGATTTAACTGGTGACTTGACTGCCTTGACTCGATTTGACTGGTGACTTGACTGCCTTGACTCGATTTGACTGGTGACTTGACTCGATTTGACTCGATTTGATTGGTGACTTGACTCGCCTTGACTCGATTTGACTGGTGACTTGACTCGCCTTGGCTTGATTTGACTGGTGAC contains these protein-coding regions:
- the LOC125031035 gene encoding neurofilament heavy polypeptide-like: SHGTCQISRKSVQDTSQGCQVTSHVKSGHHLNQVESRRVKSPVKSSQGESSHQSNRVKASQVTNQIESNRVKSPVKSSQGSQVTSQIESRQSSHQLNRVKASQVTSQIESRQVKSPVKSSQGESSHQSNRVKASQVTSQIESRRVKSPVKSSQGESSHQSNRVKASQVTSQIESRRVKSPVKSSQGESSHQSNRVKASQVTSQIESRRVKSPVKSSQGESSHQSNRVKASQVTSQIESRRVKASQVTSQGESRRVKSPVKASQGESRRVKSPVKASQGESSHQSRRVKSQVKASQGESSHQSNQVKAPVKAPVKESPHAVPIDVTPIRGLLPIQDFSSPPVTFSTSRRLAPPGTCQESFGGGGSEEPEEYGSHRSSGASGSKGVR